In Mycolicibacterium phocaicum, one DNA window encodes the following:
- a CDS encoding TfoX/Sxy family protein — protein MAYDEDLANRIRELVGPVGGIEEKRMFGGLAFLVNGNMSVAASHDGGLLVRVAPDDTDKLLQSRHVGLMVMGGREMRGWLRVAPDGLKTKRQLQTWVDRGVGYAGTLPPK, from the coding sequence ATGGCCTATGACGAAGATCTGGCCAACCGGATCCGTGAGCTGGTGGGCCCGGTCGGCGGCATCGAGGAAAAACGCATGTTCGGCGGGCTGGCCTTCCTGGTGAACGGCAACATGTCGGTGGCGGCCAGCCACGACGGCGGCCTACTGGTCCGGGTTGCGCCGGACGACACCGACAAGTTGCTGCAGAGCCGGCACGTCGGGCTGATGGTGATGGGCGGGCGCGAGATGCGCGGCTGGCTGCGGGTGGCACCCGACGGCCTGAAAACCAAGCGGCAGCTGCAGACCTGGGTCGACCGGGGCGTCGGGTACGCGGGCACGCTGCCACCCAAGTAG
- a CDS encoding IS1380 family transposase — translation MKRSPGGAVVVDATREQLVSSAGGVLLRQTVRCSGLDKAMSAALAPWRAPRSTHDPAKVLIDLATAVALGGDCAADIAVARAQPQVFGHVASDATVSRLITTLGGDVDAVIAAIGTARAAARARVWARRRPVGGAVGDQVIIDLDATLVTAHSDKQGATPTFKYGYGFHPMLAFVDHGDAGSGEALAGLLRPGCAGSNSAADHITVLDAALAQLPEHERPNVVVRTDTGGGVKDFLHHITALGLQYSIGFYGMPPIVEALSKVPRQAWRAALDGDGAPREGAQVAELTRYLPTTLRGWPPGMRVIARRERPHPGAQLRLTDDNGWRITCFATNTVGWSIADLEVRHRQRARAEDRIRNLKDTGLTNLPFHGFAQNQIWLEITLLAADLLVWTQVLAFAGQPARRWEPKRLRLRLLAVAGRIITSGRRRYLRLPHGWPWSDLIETGWHALQTT, via the coding sequence GTGAAGCGTAGCCCAGGTGGTGCTGTGGTGGTTGATGCCACTCGCGAACAGTTGGTCTCCTCAGCCGGTGGTGTTCTGCTGCGGCAGACGGTGCGCTGTTCGGGACTGGATAAGGCCATGTCAGCGGCGTTGGCGCCGTGGCGGGCGCCGCGGTCGACCCACGATCCGGCCAAGGTTCTGATTGATCTGGCGACCGCGGTCGCGTTGGGCGGTGACTGCGCCGCCGACATCGCCGTGGCGCGGGCCCAGCCGCAGGTGTTCGGTCACGTGGCCTCCGATGCCACCGTGTCCCGATTGATCACCACCCTCGGTGGCGACGTCGATGCGGTGATCGCAGCGATCGGCACCGCGCGGGCCGCCGCCCGTGCTCGGGTCTGGGCCCGTCGACGGCCTGTTGGTGGCGCGGTGGGCGATCAGGTGATCATCGATCTGGATGCCACTTTGGTTACCGCCCACAGCGACAAACAGGGGGCCACCCCGACGTTCAAGTACGGGTATGGATTTCACCCGATGCTCGCGTTCGTCGATCACGGCGACGCCGGATCTGGAGAAGCCCTCGCCGGGCTGCTGCGCCCGGGCTGCGCCGGCTCCAACAGCGCAGCTGACCACATCACCGTGCTCGATGCCGCGCTGGCCCAGTTGCCCGAACACGAACGACCGAACGTGGTGGTGCGCACCGATACCGGTGGCGGGGTCAAAGATTTCCTGCACCACATCACGGCGTTGGGATTGCAGTACAGCATCGGGTTCTACGGCATGCCCCCGATCGTGGAAGCCCTCTCGAAGGTGCCACGGCAGGCATGGCGCGCAGCCCTCGATGGCGATGGCGCACCGCGCGAGGGCGCCCAGGTCGCCGAGCTGACCCGCTACCTACCGACCACGCTGCGGGGCTGGCCGCCCGGGATGCGGGTCATCGCTCGCCGTGAACGTCCCCACCCCGGTGCCCAGCTGCGCCTCACTGACGACAACGGGTGGCGCATCACCTGCTTTGCCACCAACACCGTCGGTTGGTCGATCGCGGATCTGGAGGTGCGCCACCGCCAACGCGCCCGGGCAGAGGATCGCATCCGCAACCTCAAAGACACCGGGCTGACCAATCTGCCCTTTCACGGGTTCGCTCAGAATCAGATCTGGCTGGAGATCACCCTGCTGGCCGCTGACCTGTTGGTCTGGACTCAAGTGTTGGCATTCGCCGGGCAACCCGCCAGACGTTGGGAACCTAAACGACTACGCCTGCGCCTGCTGGCCGTGGCCGGACGCATCATCACCTCAGGCCGACGCCGCTACCTACGCCTACCCCACGGATGGCCATGGAGTGACCTCATCGAAACTGGCTGGCACGCACTACAGACCACCTGA
- a CDS encoding NAD(P)/FAD-dependent oxidoreductase, whose translation MALSSPEQRTVCRSRTPPAEETNCSRVASTTTAPPGLRFTYGVPFRSELLWTSQSQVSQAGQALPCINSPCHRPNRETSRLGTEVTTLDRTAHMVAFNDGDHEHYDKLLLATGSRARKPPIPGADAHGVYFLRTVDDATALLEQLTDGRRLAIIGAGWIGLEVAASARGLGTDVTVVESAALPLLSSLGREAGEVFAGLHRDNGVDLRLGTTVDEITTADGKATGLRLGDGTTITADAVLVAVGAMPNVGFAERSGLVIADGGLAVDESLVTSDSDIYAVGDIAAAEHPLFGVPIRTEHWANALKQPAVAVDGMLGNSGSYDELPYFFTDQYDLGMEYVGYAPQYQASVTRGDLGTREFTMFWLDGGHRVLAGMNVNIWEGLDDIKKIIRSQRPVDVGALADPSVKLSDLAA comes from the coding sequence ATGGCCTTATCCAGTCCCGAACAGCGCACCGTCTGCCGCAGCAGAACACCACCGGCTGAGGAGACCAACTGTTCGCGAGTGGCATCAACCACCACAGCACCACCTGGGCTACGCTTCACCTACGGAGTGCCTTTCCGCTCGGAGTTACTTTGGACGTCGCAATCCCAAGTTTCCCAAGCAGGACAGGCACTTCCGTGCATTAACAGCCCGTGTCACCGACCAAATCGTGAAACATCGAGGTTAGGTACCGAGGTGACGACGCTCGACCGCACCGCACACATGGTGGCCTTCAACGACGGTGACCACGAGCATTACGACAAATTACTGCTGGCCACCGGATCTCGCGCCCGGAAACCCCCGATCCCCGGCGCGGACGCGCATGGCGTCTACTTCCTGCGCACTGTCGACGACGCCACTGCACTGTTGGAGCAACTGACGGACGGACGGCGCCTGGCGATCATCGGAGCCGGGTGGATCGGGCTCGAGGTCGCCGCCAGTGCCCGCGGGCTGGGCACTGATGTCACCGTCGTGGAATCCGCTGCGCTACCGCTGCTGTCCTCACTCGGGCGGGAGGCCGGCGAGGTGTTTGCCGGCCTGCACCGCGACAACGGCGTAGATCTGCGACTAGGGACGACGGTCGACGAGATCACCACTGCAGATGGCAAGGCGACAGGCCTGCGACTCGGCGACGGGACGACCATCACTGCGGACGCGGTGCTCGTCGCCGTGGGCGCCATGCCGAACGTCGGATTCGCCGAGCGCTCGGGTCTCGTGATTGCCGACGGCGGCCTCGCCGTCGACGAATCATTGGTCACCAGCGATTCCGACATCTACGCCGTCGGTGACATCGCGGCCGCCGAACACCCGTTGTTCGGTGTCCCGATCCGCACCGAGCACTGGGCCAACGCCCTCAAGCAGCCCGCCGTCGCCGTGGACGGAATGCTCGGTAACTCAGGCAGTTACGACGAACTGCCGTACTTCTTCACCGACCAGTACGACCTCGGCATGGAGTACGTCGGCTACGCCCCGCAGTACCAGGCGTCGGTCACCCGCGGTGACCTCGGCACGCGCGAGTTCACCATGTTCTGGCTCGACGGCGGACACCGCGTACTGGCCGGCATGAACGTCAACATCTGGGAAGGCCTTGACGACATCAAGAAGATCATCAGGTCCCAGCGCCCGGTCGATGTCGGGGCGCTCGCCGATCCGTCGGTGAAACTGTCGGATCTGGCGGCCTGA
- a CDS encoding HhH-GDP family DNA glycosylase, translating to MARDRQVVARLLDAAGTTYANDAGITLRDKPMPLFKLLSLCMLASKPIAATTAVSAARELFRAGLRTPSAVLKADRRTMIAAFGRAGYARYDESSATRMRRIATRVNDEYGGDLRNLRVRAHHDVTAAHKALQEFDGIGQTGADIFLREIQDVWTWAQPYFDERALGAAKALGLPADAHQLGGLAPKHNARLAAALVRASLDDGLRRRVAT from the coding sequence ATGGCACGGGATCGACAGGTCGTCGCGCGGTTGCTCGACGCAGCCGGTACCACGTATGCCAACGACGCCGGGATCACACTGCGCGACAAGCCGATGCCGCTTTTTAAACTGCTGTCGCTCTGCATGCTCGCCAGCAAACCCATTGCCGCAACGACGGCAGTCTCCGCCGCCCGCGAGTTGTTCCGGGCCGGGCTGCGCACCCCGTCAGCGGTTCTCAAAGCTGATCGCCGCACCATGATCGCGGCCTTCGGACGCGCCGGGTACGCCCGGTACGACGAAAGCTCTGCGACCCGCATGAGACGAATCGCAACGCGGGTCAACGACGAGTACGGCGGTGACCTCCGCAACCTGCGGGTCCGCGCCCACCACGACGTGACAGCCGCCCACAAGGCGTTACAGGAATTCGACGGTATCGGCCAGACGGGCGCCGACATCTTCCTTCGCGAGATCCAGGACGTCTGGACCTGGGCCCAACCGTATTTCGACGAGCGCGCGCTCGGCGCCGCCAAGGCGCTCGGCTTACCGGCGGACGCTCACCAGCTCGGTGGTCTGGCCCCGAAGCACAACGCCAGGCTGGCCGCGGCCCTTGTCCGGGCATCGCTCGACGATGGTCTGCGCAGGCGTGTCGCAACCTAG